A section of the Metabacillus endolithicus genome encodes:
- a CDS encoding bh protein, whose translation MKVSEMHAKLYCLSCNDDTSHVITYVNSKINGIQCEECHRTQALKMNLVKEFQKEVYERISTKPVRITQEYKEDLSKLLASLPIRILSKPYRLMRYLNETRKVFKLYSDKKG comes from the coding sequence ATGAAGGTTTCTGAAATGCACGCCAAACTGTATTGTCTTTCATGTAATGACGACACGTCTCATGTCATTACTTACGTTAATAGCAAAATAAACGGAATTCAATGTGAAGAATGTCATCGTACACAAGCGTTAAAAATGAATCTTGTTAAAGAATTTCAAAAAGAAGTGTATGAGCGGATTTCCACAAAGCCAGTGAGAATCACTCAGGAGTATAAAGAAGATTTAAGTAAATTACTAGCAAGCCTACCGATTCGAATACTTAGTAAGCCATACCGACTTATGCGGTACTTGAATGAAACTCGGAAGGTGTTTAAGTTGTATAGTGATAAGAAGGGGTAA